One window of the Acinetobacter equi genome contains the following:
- a CDS encoding 3-deoxy-7-phosphoheptulonate synthase has protein sequence MNATVNTLEKSTVKEFILSLPFQLKQQIQLPVYLAEQIKNQRQTIEHILNGQDKRLMIITGPCSVHDPIATLEYAEKLLELQQKVSDKIFFVMRAYIEKPRTTVGWKGFLYDPHLDGSSDMQKGLEQSRDLYFKIIEMGLPIASEILSPMATAYFDDLLAWGAIGARTSESQIHREISSHMPYSIGFKNGTDGSIQIALDAISSASRPHQFMGLSQSGLPALIESEGNPNAHLILRGSNSGPNYTLADINKIREKAKTELPALIIDCSHGNSFKNPLLQPEVLHTIIHERPFTHVRGVMLESFLVDGNQKIAAEMMYGQSVTDGCLGWEKTEQLFLDVYQTLVNQELKLTA, from the coding sequence ATGAATGCTACAGTAAATACATTAGAAAAATCGACAGTTAAAGAATTTATTTTGAGTTTGCCTTTTCAATTGAAACAGCAAATTCAGTTACCAGTATATTTAGCAGAACAAATAAAAAATCAACGACAAACGATTGAACATATTTTAAATGGTCAAGATAAGCGTTTAATGATTATTACCGGGCCATGTTCAGTACATGATCCAATAGCAACATTAGAATATGCTGAAAAATTATTAGAATTACAGCAAAAAGTTTCAGATAAAATCTTTTTTGTAATGCGAGCATATATTGAAAAACCACGTACGACAGTGGGTTGGAAAGGTTTTTTATATGATCCTCATTTAGATGGATCATCAGATATGCAAAAAGGTTTAGAACAGTCACGTGACTTATATTTTAAGATTATAGAAATGGGCTTGCCAATTGCATCTGAAATTTTAAGTCCAATGGCAACTGCATATTTCGATGATTTATTGGCTTGGGGGGCAATTGGTGCTCGTACGAGCGAGTCTCAGATTCATCGTGAAATTTCAAGTCATATGCCATATAGCATTGGTTTTAAAAATGGGACAGATGGTTCAATCCAAATTGCATTAGATGCAATTTCTTCAGCTTCTAGACCACATCAATTTATGGGTTTAAGTCAATCAGGATTACCTGCCTTAATTGAATCTGAAGGAAATCCGAATGCACATTTAATTTTACGTGGTTCAAATTCAGGTCCTAATTATACTTTGGCTGATATCAATAAGATTCGAGAAAAAGCTAAAACTGAACTTCCTGCTTTAATTATTGATTGTAGTCATGGAAATAGTTTTAAAAATCCACTATTACAACCTGAAGTATTACATACGATTATCCATGAGAGACCATTCACTCATGTACGTGGCGTAATGTTGGAAAGTTTTTTAGTGGATGGTAATCAAAAAATTGCAGCGGAAATGATGTATGGTCAATCTGTAACAGATGGTTGTTTAGGTTGGGAAAAAACGGAGCAATTATTTTTAGATGTGTATCAAACGCTAGTGAATCAAGAATTAAAGCTTACAGCTTAA
- a CDS encoding mechanosensitive ion channel family protein — MKLSDRVDEIKLWIDQYPWLDMLTSLSIVILAAIVANFIAKHIVVKGLHKIISKLSFSDKPMFLSNKLISRIANIVPALIIMHGIVTVPFLSPNVESFVQMCTQAFIFLSLALAIFELLNLFNSAYQHNPVSKNKPIKGYLQLIKLIISIVCVLMIVGTFLQRDVFTLLASFGAMTAILMLVFQNTLLSIVASIQISSYDMVRIGDWVTLPSLNADGDVIDMSLHTITIQNFDKTYTTVPTNKLVTDAFINWRGMSLAGVRRIKRSIHIDQFSIGFMSPEMSERLQNFLLLNKYLEQKGAELEKFNESLSNHDELNQRRLTNLGTYRAYVEMYLKQHPNISKEATCMVRQLQPTSEGLPLEIYAFTNTTVWKDYENIQSDIFDHLIAILPEFGLKIYQEP, encoded by the coding sequence TTGAAACTATCAGATCGCGTAGATGAAATTAAACTATGGATAGATCAATATCCTTGGTTAGATATGCTCACGTCATTATCAATTGTCATTCTTGCAGCTATAGTCGCAAACTTTATTGCAAAACATATTGTTGTGAAAGGACTTCACAAAATAATTTCTAAATTATCATTTTCTGATAAACCAATGTTTCTTAGCAATAAACTCATTAGTCGTATTGCTAACATTGTCCCTGCACTCATTATTATGCATGGTATTGTAACTGTTCCATTTTTATCACCAAACGTAGAAAGTTTTGTGCAGATGTGTACGCAGGCTTTTATTTTCTTAAGCTTGGCTTTAGCAATTTTTGAGCTACTTAACCTATTTAATAGCGCGTATCAACATAATCCAGTTTCGAAAAACAAACCAATTAAAGGTTATCTACAGCTCATTAAGTTAATTATATCAATTGTATGTGTGCTCATGATTGTTGGCACATTCTTACAGCGAGATGTATTTACCTTATTAGCTAGTTTTGGTGCAATGACGGCTATTTTGATGCTTGTTTTCCAAAATACACTTTTATCTATTGTGGCATCTATTCAAATTTCTTCTTACGATATGGTTCGTATAGGAGATTGGGTAACACTACCATCTCTCAATGCAGATGGTGATGTAATTGACATGTCCCTACATACGATTACCATTCAAAATTTTGATAAAACTTACACCACCGTTCCAACAAATAAATTAGTTACTGATGCTTTTATTAATTGGCGAGGAATGTCACTTGCAGGTGTTCGCCGTATTAAACGCTCAATTCATATTGATCAATTTTCTATTGGATTCATGAGCCCAGAAATGAGTGAGCGTTTGCAAAATTTCTTGTTACTTAATAAATATTTAGAACAAAAAGGTGCTGAATTAGAAAAATTTAATGAAAGCTTATCTAATCATGATGAGTTAAATCAAAGACGTTTAACAAATTTAGGAACTTATCGTGCTTATGTTGAAATGTACTTAAAACAACATCCTAACATTTCTAAAGAAGCAACCTGTATGGTGCGACAACTTCAACCAACTAGCGAAGGTTTACCTTTAGAAATTTACGCATTTACCAACACAACGGTATGGAAAGATTATGAAAATATTCAATCCGATATTTTTGATCATTTAATCGCAATATTACCTGAATTTGGACTTAAAATTTATCAAGAACCTTAA
- a CDS encoding ABC transporter ATP-binding protein: MLKWLEKRLDPYPNENLHQPLPKRFFPFVWQATRGVRPYLLLLVICTAGAASFEALLYTQIGNLVTWISKSQPDTFLQEHKNNLIILTCILFANIFFTNLQSIIKHQFLFSTFPMRLRWRFHNLLLQQSLDFFHNDFAGRLSSKVMQTALAVREFCMILGDMIAYVVIYFITISVVFSAISPLLLVPLFIWLFLYICFGLYFVPRFSKVSNEQADARAVMTGRITDAYTNIQTVKLFAHAGRESQYAKASMKEFMVTVYKQMRLGTYYEVSVNLLSIVLYIGVLGTAIWLWTQGRAELGIIAAATAMILKLNSIAEFMMWQTSALFENVGTIQDGMKTLGHPINIQDKPYATELKVARGEIEFDHVSFAYNNKNVISELNLKIGSGEKIGIVGRSGAGKSTLIQLLLNFYQIKHGSIKIDGQNISDVKQDSLRKNIALVTQDTSLLHRSVSENIKYGRPEATDEEMFAAVKKAQAEDFIPHLSDLRGKTGYEAYVGERGVKLSGGQRQRIAIARVFLKDAPILILDEATSALDSEVESAIQSSLDELMQGKTVIAIAHRLSTIAQMDRLIVLDQGQIAEQGTHDELVAKNGIYAQLWKRQTGGFIIE; encoded by the coding sequence ATGTTGAAGTGGCTAGAAAAACGTTTAGATCCTTATCCAAATGAAAACTTACACCAACCACTTCCCAAACGTTTTTTTCCTTTTGTTTGGCAAGCAACGCGTGGTGTTCGCCCTTATTTACTGCTTTTGGTCATTTGTACTGCTGGTGCTGCAAGTTTCGAAGCACTTCTTTATACACAAATTGGTAATTTAGTCACTTGGATTAGTAAAAGCCAACCCGATACTTTTTTGCAAGAACATAAAAACAACCTGATTATCTTAACGTGTATTTTATTTGCGAATATTTTCTTTACTAATCTTCAATCTATTATTAAACACCAATTTTTATTTAGTACATTCCCAATGCGCTTACGTTGGCGCTTTCACAATCTACTTTTACAACAAAGCTTAGATTTTTTTCATAATGATTTTGCTGGTCGCTTATCTTCTAAAGTCATGCAAACAGCCCTTGCTGTCCGTGAATTTTGTATGATTTTGGGCGATATGATTGCTTATGTCGTTATTTATTTTATTACTATTAGTGTTGTATTTAGTGCAATTTCACCCCTGTTATTGGTTCCACTCTTTATCTGGCTTTTTCTTTATATTTGTTTTGGTCTTTATTTTGTACCGCGCTTTAGTAAAGTTTCAAATGAACAAGCAGATGCTCGTGCTGTCATGACAGGTCGCATTACCGATGCATATACCAATATTCAAACCGTAAAACTATTTGCTCACGCTGGTCGTGAAAGCCAATATGCCAAAGCATCTATGAAAGAGTTTATGGTTACGGTATATAAACAAATGCGTTTAGGCACGTATTACGAAGTGAGTGTGAATCTCTTAAGCATTGTTTTATATATAGGTGTTCTCGGTACAGCAATCTGGCTTTGGACTCAAGGACGTGCTGAACTCGGTATTATTGCCGCAGCAACTGCCATGATTCTAAAACTAAATAGCATTGCCGAATTTATGATGTGGCAAACCTCTGCTCTATTTGAAAATGTAGGTACCATTCAAGATGGTATGAAAACATTAGGTCATCCTATTAATATTCAAGATAAACCTTATGCAACAGAACTCAAAGTTGCACGTGGCGAAATTGAATTTGATCATGTTTCTTTCGCCTATAACAATAAAAATGTGATTAGTGAATTAAATTTAAAAATTGGATCTGGAGAAAAAATTGGGATTGTTGGTCGTTCTGGTGCAGGTAAATCAACACTTATTCAACTCCTACTTAATTTTTATCAAATTAAACATGGCTCAATTAAAATTGATGGACAAAATATTTCTGATGTAAAGCAAGATAGTTTACGTAAAAATATTGCACTCGTCACACAAGACACCTCTTTATTACATCGATCTGTTTCTGAAAATATTAAATATGGTCGTCCAGAAGCGACAGATGAAGAAATGTTTGCAGCAGTTAAAAAGGCTCAAGCTGAAGATTTTATTCCTCATCTTTCAGATTTAAGAGGAAAAACTGGTTATGAAGCTTATGTTGGTGAGCGTGGTGTAAAACTTTCAGGTGGACAGCGCCAACGTATTGCTATTGCACGAGTTTTCTTAAAAGATGCGCCTATTCTTATTTTAGATGAAGCCACTAGTGCCCTAGACTCTGAAGTCGAAAGTGCAATTCAATCTAGCTTAGATGAGTTAATGCAAGGTAAAACTGTTATTGCAATTGCACATCGCCTATCAACAATTGCGCAAATGGATCGCCTAATTGTTTTAGATCAAGGTCAAATTGCAGAACAAGGTACACATGATGAATTAGTGGCTAAAAATGGAATTTATGCTCAACTATGGAAAAGACAAACGGGTGGCTTTATTATTGAATAA
- the gcvH gene encoding glycine cleavage system protein GcvH: MNHPADLKYARTHEWVRIEGDLVVTGISDHAQDALGDLVYVEAPEVGQQITAGEQAGVVESVKTASDIHAPISGEVVEVNMALEDDPDFVNDAPYGKGWIYKIKPNNIADVEQLLSSADYEAGL, translated from the coding sequence ATGAATCATCCTGCAGATTTAAAATATGCACGTACTCATGAATGGGTTCGTATTGAAGGTGATCTTGTTGTAACTGGAATATCTGACCATGCACAAGATGCATTAGGTGATTTAGTCTATGTCGAAGCTCCTGAAGTTGGTCAACAAATTACTGCTGGTGAACAAGCAGGTGTCGTTGAATCTGTTAAAACAGCATCAGATATTCATGCACCTATTTCAGGTGAAGTCGTTGAAGTTAATATGGCTTTAGAAGATGATCCAGATTTTGTAAATGATGCGCCGTATGGCAAAGGTTGGATTTATAAAATCAAACCAAATAATATTGCTGATGTTGAACAATTACTTTCAAGTGCAGATTATGAAGCAGGTTTATAA
- a CDS encoding TusE/DsrC/DsvC family sulfur relay protein, translating into MNLELDQDGHLVDYTIWNEQVAQALAQSLSLELTPWHFEILNAVRQFYQQFGHSPATRPLIKFLTKTIGSEINNAVLQERFNTGLVARHLSRLAGIPKPPNCL; encoded by the coding sequence ATGAATTTAGAACTCGATCAAGATGGTCATTTGGTTGATTACACCATTTGGAATGAACAAGTTGCTCAAGCATTAGCACAATCTCTATCTTTAGAATTAACACCTTGGCATTTCGAAATATTAAATGCTGTTCGCCAATTTTATCAACAATTTGGACATTCTCCTGCAACACGACCACTGATTAAATTCCTAACAAAAACAATTGGTTCTGAAATTAATAATGCAGTATTACAAGAGAGATTTAATACTGGATTAGTTGCTCGTCATTTAAGTCGCTTAGCTGGTATTCCTAAACCACCCAATTGTTTATGA
- a CDS encoding S-(hydroxymethyl)glutathione dehydrogenase/class III alcohol dehydrogenase — MKSRAAVAFGPGQPLQIVEIDVAPPKAGEVLVKITHTGVCHTDAFTLSGEDPEGVFPAVLGHEGAGIVVEVGEGVTSVKPGDHVIPLYTAECGECVFCKSGKTNLCVAVRATQGKGLMPDGTTRFSYNGEPIYHYMGCSTFSEYTVVAEVSLAKINPAANPEHVCLLGCGVTTGLGAVKNTAKVQEGDTVAVFGLGGIGLAVVQGAKKAKAGRIIAVDTNPEKFKLAEEFGATDFVNPKDYDKPVQEVIVEMTGWGVDHSFECIGNVNVMRSALECAHRGWGQSVIIGVAGAGQEISTRPFQLVTGRTWKGTAFGGVKGRSQLPEMVEEAMKGDIRLEPFVTHTMGLDQINEAFDLMHEGKSIRTVIHFE, encoded by the coding sequence ATGAAATCACGTGCAGCCGTCGCATTTGGTCCAGGACAACCATTACAAATTGTAGAGATAGATGTTGCACCGCCAAAAGCGGGTGAAGTATTAGTTAAAATTACGCATACTGGTGTATGTCATACTGATGCATTTACTTTATCTGGTGAAGACCCAGAAGGCGTATTTCCAGCTGTCTTAGGTCATGAAGGTGCAGGTATTGTTGTTGAAGTGGGTGAAGGTGTTACAAGTGTAAAACCAGGTGATCATGTTATTCCACTTTATACAGCAGAATGTGGGGAATGTGTATTCTGTAAGTCTGGTAAAACCAATTTATGCGTTGCTGTACGTGCCACTCAAGGGAAAGGTTTAATGCCAGATGGCACAACACGTTTTTCATATAATGGTGAGCCAATTTATCATTATATGGGGTGCTCAACATTCTCTGAATATACAGTTGTTGCGGAAGTTTCTTTGGCTAAAATTAATCCTGCAGCAAATCCAGAGCACGTATGTTTATTAGGCTGTGGTGTGACAACAGGTTTAGGTGCTGTAAAAAATACTGCTAAAGTTCAAGAAGGTGATACAGTTGCAGTATTTGGTTTAGGTGGTATTGGTCTTGCTGTTGTACAGGGTGCTAAAAAAGCAAAAGCAGGCCGTATCATTGCAGTAGATACAAACCCTGAAAAATTCAAACTTGCAGAAGAATTTGGTGCAACAGATTTTGTTAATCCGAAAGATTATGACAAGCCTGTTCAAGAAGTAATTGTTGAGATGACAGGTTGGGGAGTTGACCATTCCTTTGAATGTATTGGTAACGTGAATGTTATGCGTTCAGCACTAGAATGTGCTCATCGTGGATGGGGACAATCAGTTATTATTGGTGTTGCTGGAGCTGGTCAAGAAATTTCAACTCGTCCATTCCAGTTGGTGACAGGTCGTACTTGGAAAGGTACAGCTTTTGGTGGTGTAAAAGGTCGTTCTCAATTACCAGAAATGGTTGAAGAAGCAATGAAAGGCGATATTCGTTTAGAACCATTTGTTACACATACTATGGGCTTAGATCAAATTAATGAAGCTTTTGATTTAATGCACGAAGGCAAGTCGATTCGTACAGTGATTCATTTTGAATAA
- a CDS encoding phospholipase D family protein — translation MNPQTNNSSFEHTHWFHEIDFQTKVTQGLTAYLALNEAFLSIASRRHIITTAKHRIDLQYYIWENDAIGQLLLADLLHAADRGVKVRLLIDDQNGTQLDQSLRQLSLHPNFQIKLFNPYRFRKLRIIDYIFRFKHINHRMHNKLIIGDGQLAVTGGRNISREYFDASENFQFTDLDILFFGAAAQQANALFYNFWEDELSVSVSKILSKGSSEELQELRNQYELSELRRTQHQRQIDEAENYIHMLLKTKPVQWVNAEFIGDSPNKIRGQASKDELIAEQFFKIMGPPESQLELVSAYFVPKKRGLNFFKELIQNNIKIRVLTNSYLANDVPVVHAFYQKYRKELLASGVKLYEFKPYIQRKKRTWYEIITGNVIPAKGKNASRLHAKFFDLDGVVFIGSFNFDPRSAHLNTEVGLIIKSQQLQQELSQTLDQHLPTVAYELQLNTEGRIIWLEYKEDGSTTTHNQEPHTTKFQRFVIKLVSFLPIEWMV, via the coding sequence ATGAATCCTCAGACCAATAATTCATCTTTTGAACATACACATTGGTTTCATGAAATAGATTTCCAAACCAAAGTTACACAAGGCTTAACAGCTTACTTAGCCTTAAATGAAGCCTTTTTAAGTATTGCATCTAGAAGACATATTATTACCACAGCTAAACACCGTATAGACTTACAATATTACATTTGGGAAAATGATGCCATTGGGCAATTATTACTTGCAGATTTATTACATGCAGCAGATCGTGGTGTCAAAGTTCGCTTATTAATTGATGATCAAAACGGAACTCAATTAGATCAATCTTTACGTCAACTTAGTTTGCACCCTAATTTTCAAATAAAACTCTTTAATCCATATAGATTTAGAAAACTTCGGATTATTGACTATATTTTCCGCTTTAAGCATATTAACCATCGTATGCACAATAAACTTATTATTGGTGATGGGCAACTTGCCGTCACAGGTGGGCGTAATATTAGTCGAGAATATTTTGATGCAAGTGAAAACTTTCAATTTACCGATTTAGATATCCTGTTTTTTGGTGCAGCAGCTCAACAAGCAAATGCGCTATTTTATAATTTTTGGGAAGATGAGCTGAGTGTTTCAGTCTCTAAAATACTATCTAAAGGTAGTTCGGAAGAATTACAAGAATTAAGAAATCAATATGAATTAAGTGAATTACGTAGAACGCAACATCAAAGACAAATTGATGAAGCTGAAAACTATATACACATGCTGCTAAAAACAAAGCCTGTGCAATGGGTAAATGCAGAATTTATAGGTGATTCCCCAAACAAAATCCGAGGTCAAGCAAGCAAAGATGAGTTAATCGCTGAACAATTTTTTAAAATCATGGGGCCTCCAGAAAGCCAATTAGAACTAGTTTCCGCTTATTTTGTTCCTAAAAAAAGAGGGCTAAACTTTTTTAAGGAATTGATTCAAAATAATATTAAAATTCGTGTTTTAACAAATTCATATTTAGCTAATGATGTCCCAGTAGTTCATGCATTTTATCAAAAATATCGAAAAGAACTATTAGCTTCAGGCGTTAAACTTTATGAATTTAAGCCATATATTCAACGAAAAAAACGAACGTGGTATGAAATTATTACAGGTAATGTAATTCCTGCAAAAGGAAAAAATGCCTCTCGTTTACATGCTAAGTTTTTTGATTTAGATGGTGTGGTATTTATAGGTTCCTTTAATTTTGATCCTAGATCTGCACATTTAAATACTGAGGTTGGTCTAATCATTAAGTCACAACAATTACAGCAAGAACTTTCTCAAACATTAGATCAACATCTACCAACTGTTGCATATGAATTACAACTAAATACTGAAGGTAGAATTATTTGGCTTGAATATAAAGAAGATGGTTCAACCACTACACACAACCAAGAACCGCATACAACAAAATTTCAACGATTTGTAATTAAATTAGTATCTTTTCTACCTATTGAATGGATGGTGTAA
- a CDS encoding MaoC family dehydratase translates to MLYLEDIQVGDQFKSREYEITLDEILNFAQKFDPQPFHLNEEQALEHPIFQGLAASGWHTSAIVMRLWTECMPIAYGLVGSGSNIQWPRPTRPNDKIRIESVIQDIKPSRSKNDRAIVTYQTHAFNQNDEIILISETKIVVFKRERLI, encoded by the coding sequence ATGTTATATTTGGAAGATATTCAGGTTGGTGATCAATTTAAAAGTCGTGAATATGAAATCACTCTAGATGAAATTTTAAATTTTGCACAAAAATTTGACCCACAGCCATTTCATTTAAATGAAGAGCAAGCATTAGAACACCCTATATTTCAAGGTTTAGCTGCGAGTGGTTGGCATACCTCAGCCATTGTTATGCGCTTATGGACTGAATGTATGCCCATTGCATATGGCTTAGTCGGTTCAGGGTCAAATATTCAATGGCCACGTCCTACTCGACCAAATGATAAAATTCGTATTGAATCGGTCATTCAAGACATTAAGCCTTCTCGCTCTAAAAATGACCGTGCAATCGTGACATATCAAACACATGCATTTAATCAAAATGATGAAATTATTCTAATTTCAGAAACTAAAATCGTGGTTTTCAAACGTGAAAGGCTTATCTAA
- a CDS encoding SseB family protein has translation MQDLESLFQQTQNDYNVIPDFIDQLLETEIYCLGIKNDENKIQFRIFETPEGDQAIPFFLKLDTILQDIGENIEYITINTRKLFEITQGATLILNLTSELSKVFQPEEIKTILDIDQNSIECES, from the coding sequence ATGCAAGATCTAGAATCTTTATTCCAACAAACACAAAATGACTATAATGTAATTCCAGATTTTATTGATCAGCTTTTGGAGACTGAAATATATTGTTTGGGTATCAAAAATGATGAAAATAAAATTCAATTTAGAATATTTGAAACTCCTGAAGGTGATCAAGCTATTCCATTTTTTTTGAAATTAGATACAATTTTGCAAGATATTGGTGAAAATATAGAATATATCACTATAAATACAAGAAAACTTTTTGAAATAACTCAGGGTGCAACACTAATACTTAATCTGACTTCTGAGTTAAGTAAAGTATTTCAACCTGAGGAAATTAAGACTATTTTAGATATAGATCAAAATTCTATTGAATGTGAATCATAA
- the fumC gene encoding class II fumarate hydratase has product MQTRIEHDTMGEVAVPSDALWGAQTQRSLQNFKIGGERLPRPMIRAMGLVKKAAAITNAELKQIPKELSDYIVGAADEVISGQWDAQFPLVVWQTGSGTQSNMNCNEVIANIANQKLGNALGSQKPVHPNDHVNRAQSTNDSFPTAIHIAASLQINELLIPAVTSLRNILDKKSKEFSDIVKIGRTHLQDATPLTLGQEFSGYVSQLDHGLKRLNQALEGLYELPLGGTAVGTGLNAHPDYAVQAASELARLTGLPFITAPNKFEALAGRDAAVFASGALKTLAVSLNKIANDIRWLASGPRCGFGELRIPENEPGSSIMPGKVNPTQSEAMTMVVAQVLGNDTTINVAGASGNFELNVFMPVIAYNLLQSIQLLGDSCNSFNEHCAVGIEPNREKIDHFLHDSLMLVTALNPVIGYENAAKVAKTAYKEGKTLKQVAVEHGLVTAEQFDEVVRPENMVSPNVK; this is encoded by the coding sequence ATGCAAACACGTATTGAACATGACACAATGGGCGAAGTCGCTGTACCAAGTGATGCATTGTGGGGTGCACAAACACAACGTAGTTTACAAAATTTTAAGATCGGTGGAGAGAGACTTCCTCGACCAATGATTCGTGCTATGGGACTGGTAAAAAAAGCTGCAGCAATTACAAATGCAGAGCTAAAGCAAATTCCAAAAGAATTGTCAGATTATATTGTGGGTGCAGCTGATGAAGTTATTTCAGGTCAATGGGATGCACAGTTTCCACTCGTTGTATGGCAAACAGGTTCTGGTACGCAAAGTAATATGAACTGTAATGAAGTGATTGCTAATATTGCAAATCAAAAATTAGGGAATGCTTTAGGTTCGCAAAAACCAGTTCATCCGAATGATCATGTGAATCGTGCACAATCTACTAATGATTCATTTCCAACAGCAATTCATATTGCTGCAAGTTTGCAAATCAATGAATTGTTAATTCCTGCTGTAACCTCTTTACGTAATATATTAGATAAAAAATCAAAAGAATTTTCTGATATTGTTAAAATTGGTCGTACGCATTTACAAGATGCTACCCCTTTAACTTTAGGACAAGAATTTAGTGGATATGTATCTCAATTAGATCATGGATTAAAACGTCTTAATCAGGCATTAGAGGGGTTGTATGAACTACCACTCGGTGGTACAGCTGTGGGTACTGGACTTAATGCACATCCAGATTATGCAGTTCAAGCTGCAAGTGAATTAGCAAGATTAACAGGGCTTCCATTTATTACAGCACCTAATAAGTTTGAAGCATTGGCTGGACGTGATGCGGCAGTATTTGCATCGGGCGCACTTAAAACCTTAGCAGTCAGTTTAAATAAAATTGCAAACGATATTCGGTGGTTAGCAAGTGGACCACGTTGTGGTTTTGGTGAGCTAAGAATTCCTGAAAATGAGCCTGGTTCAAGTATTATGCCTGGTAAAGTGAATCCAACTCAAAGTGAGGCAATGACGATGGTAGTTGCACAGGTTTTAGGGAATGATACAACGATTAATGTAGCAGGGGCTTCAGGTAACTTTGAGCTAAATGTGTTTATGCCTGTAATTGCGTATAATTTATTACAATCAATTCAATTATTGGGTGATTCTTGTAATAGCTTTAATGAGCATTGTGCTGTTGGTATTGAGCCAAATCGTGAAAAAATAGATCACTTTTTACATGACTCATTAATGCTTGTAACAGCACTAAATCCTGTGATTGGCTATGAAAATGCTGCGAAAGTAGCGAAGACAGCCTATAAAGAAGGAAAGACATTAAAGCAAGTTGCCGTTGAACATGGTCTGGTGACTGCCGAACAATTTGATGAAGTTGTACGACCTGAAAATATGGTTTCACCTAATGTGAAGTAA
- the tusD gene encoding sulfurtransferase complex subunit TusD — protein MNTLLLITSAPTSIHAWHAFRLAQALKAKNESFRVFFYQDGVYVANDLQWVPDDQRNLKEQWQQLDIRLPVCVSAALSRGITDSENAKRHKISQHNLANGFELVGLGELADAVQTANRLIQF, from the coding sequence ATGAACACCTTATTACTAATTACCTCTGCACCTACATCAATTCATGCTTGGCATGCTTTTAGGCTAGCTCAAGCATTGAAAGCAAAAAATGAAAGCTTTCGAGTATTCTTCTATCAAGATGGGGTCTATGTTGCGAATGATTTACAATGGGTGCCTGATGATCAGAGAAATTTAAAAGAACAATGGCAACAACTAGATATTCGCTTGCCAGTTTGTGTGAGTGCCGCCTTATCTCGAGGAATCACTGATAGCGAAAATGCAAAGCGACATAAAATCAGCCAACACAATCTAGCAAATGGTTTTGAACTTGTTGGACTAGGTGAACTTGCTGATGCTGTACAAACTGCTAATCGCTTAATTCAATTTTAA
- a CDS encoding DsrH/TusB family sulfur metabolism protein has product MSTLFLIQSDFTATPQAIEKLKMMYCPEDVIILMGDAVQFYANTFLQALPKIYLLEADAESLNSLNIPNIEIIQYHDFAEICLQHTRCISLK; this is encoded by the coding sequence ATGTCTACACTTTTTTTAATTCAATCAGATTTTACCGCAACACCTCAGGCGATTGAAAAATTAAAAATGATGTATTGTCCTGAAGACGTCATTATTCTTATGGGCGATGCAGTTCAATTTTATGCAAATACATTTTTACAGGCATTGCCTAAAATTTATCTGCTTGAAGCGGATGCTGAAAGTTTAAATTCCTTAAACATCCCCAATATTGAAATTATTCAATACCATGATTTTGCAGAAATTTGTTTACAGCATACGCGCTGTATTAGTTTAAAGTAA